From a region of the Falsibacillus albus genome:
- a CDS encoding flagellar protein FlgN produces MSIQLQLIESLEKLSALHQSLLHLAEKKTEVIKVGDISGLNDLIKDEQTHIKAIEMMNERRQHAANALQKQHQLKEATISAIIPKLDGPLQMKAHTLQNKLTEQLISLKEINELNQQLLEQSLQYVWLNLDLMTGDINSSGYSKTLHEESSQSTNHTLFESKA; encoded by the coding sequence ATGTCCATACAACTGCAATTAATCGAGAGTCTTGAAAAGTTATCGGCACTGCACCAAAGCCTTTTGCATTTAGCCGAGAAGAAGACAGAAGTCATCAAAGTAGGGGACATTAGCGGCCTCAACGATCTTATAAAAGATGAACAAACCCATATAAAAGCGATTGAAATGATGAATGAACGAAGGCAGCATGCGGCAAATGCACTTCAGAAGCAGCATCAGCTGAAGGAAGCGACCATTTCAGCCATCATTCCAAAATTGGATGGACCTTTGCAGATGAAGGCTCATACTTTACAAAACAAGCTGACGGAGCAGCTGATTTCCTTGAAGGAAATCAACGAATTGAATCAACAGCTCCTTGAACAGTCCTTGCAATATGTATGGTTGAATCTGGATCTCATGACCGGAGACATCAACTCGTCAGGGTATTCAAAAACCCTTCACGAGGAATCGTCTCAATCGACAAATCATACCCTTTTTGAATCAAAAGCATAA
- a CDS encoding YaaR family protein, with protein sequence MEVQKVSKSTLQRLQKKEEAASESVSFTEVMASKRTNVLYDRFAKMGSEIEEQGKVLAKSQTVEDLRKYKKLVKAFMEDAVKNGLKLEEQRGFNRRGRTKIYKIVKEVDKKLIDLTNEVLQKEKKGMGILGMVGEIQGMLINIYT encoded by the coding sequence GTGGAAGTTCAAAAGGTTTCAAAATCCACTCTCCAAAGGCTGCAAAAGAAAGAAGAAGCCGCGTCGGAATCCGTTTCATTTACAGAAGTAATGGCGAGCAAGCGGACAAATGTCCTATATGATAGATTTGCAAAAATGGGCAGCGAGATAGAAGAACAAGGAAAGGTCTTAGCCAAATCACAAACCGTTGAAGATCTCCGCAAATATAAAAAGCTCGTCAAGGCTTTCATGGAGGATGCCGTGAAGAATGGCCTTAAGCTGGAAGAGCAAAGAGGATTCAATCGTAGAGGCAGGACAAAAATCTACAAAATCGTCAAAGAAGTGGATAAAAAGCTCATCGATTTGACCAACGAAGTGTTACAGAAAGAAAAGAAAGGCATGGGTATCCTCGGGATGGTAGGAGAAATCCAGGGCATGCTCATTAACATTTATACGTAA
- the flgK gene encoding flagellar hook-associated protein FlgK: protein MTSTFMGLETARRGMMTQQSALYVTGHNIANANTPGYTRQRVNFTQTEPYPAAAMNRPQIPGQMGTGVEAGSIQRIREGFLDLQYRGENNKLGYWQSRADGLSKMENIMNEPSEDGLSAVMGQFWQSLQDLSVNPENEGTRSVVLERGQAVADTFHYLHDSLSSIQDDLGNEVSVSLRDINSILKKIGDVNKQIGEVEPHGYLPNDLYDERDQLVDQLSQYVDIKVTKVKSEGKPSDMAEGIYDIQLLDATGKSTGKTLVNGSDYVQLGFKGSDNKLAYDPTGNIGDKDLKMFNSTGEKQVGELSLLNSNQEMSFSQGKLRGLIESYGYKTTDAGGNEVDHGTYTEMLDNLDQMAFTFANVFNAIQKKGYGLNDSSTPPDFFNIPAALTKDNYKDASKLIEMADIKPDQIAASSVPGDAGDGSNAINLSNLQGMELSSTSQKLEGTTDTIDLTQLSAIKNGSMQSFYEGMIGKLGVDAQQANRLEKNSDTLRQSVDESRQSVSSVSLDEEMTNMIKFQHAYNAAARNITVMDEMLDKIINGMGTVGR, encoded by the coding sequence ATGACATCTACTTTCATGGGGCTAGAAACCGCCAGACGCGGCATGATGACCCAGCAAAGCGCCCTTTACGTAACAGGACATAATATCGCCAATGCCAATACCCCTGGATATACGAGGCAGCGTGTCAATTTTACACAGACGGAACCGTATCCGGCAGCTGCAATGAATCGCCCGCAAATCCCCGGCCAGATGGGGACCGGTGTCGAAGCGGGATCAATCCAGCGGATTAGGGAAGGCTTTCTCGACCTTCAATACCGTGGTGAAAATAATAAACTAGGATACTGGCAATCGCGTGCAGACGGATTGAGCAAAATGGAAAATATCATGAATGAACCGAGCGAAGACGGTCTTTCCGCTGTTATGGGCCAATTTTGGCAATCTCTTCAGGACTTGAGCGTCAATCCTGAAAATGAAGGAACCCGCTCCGTCGTGTTGGAGAGGGGACAAGCGGTCGCAGACACGTTTCATTACCTGCATGACTCGTTATCCTCGATCCAGGACGATTTAGGGAACGAGGTCAGCGTCAGCCTGCGCGATATCAATTCAATCTTGAAGAAAATCGGTGATGTAAATAAACAGATTGGTGAGGTCGAGCCGCATGGATATCTGCCGAACGATCTATACGATGAACGCGATCAGCTCGTCGATCAGCTTTCGCAATATGTCGACATTAAGGTGACAAAGGTCAAATCGGAAGGGAAACCATCTGACATGGCAGAGGGCATCTATGATATTCAGCTGTTGGATGCCACTGGGAAGAGTACAGGAAAAACGCTTGTAAATGGATCAGACTATGTTCAGCTTGGATTCAAAGGAAGCGATAACAAGCTTGCCTATGATCCGACAGGAAACATTGGCGATAAAGACTTGAAGATGTTCAATTCGACTGGAGAGAAGCAAGTAGGGGAGCTGTCGCTGCTGAACAGCAATCAGGAGATGAGCTTCTCCCAAGGGAAGCTGCGCGGTTTGATTGAATCCTATGGTTACAAAACAACCGATGCAGGGGGAAATGAAGTCGACCACGGGACGTATACCGAAATGCTTGATAACCTGGATCAAATGGCATTCACTTTTGCGAATGTCTTTAACGCCATCCAAAAGAAGGGATACGGATTGAATGACAGCTCTACCCCTCCAGACTTCTTTAACATCCCTGCCGCTTTGACAAAGGACAACTATAAGGATGCTTCCAAGCTGATTGAAATGGCAGACATAAAGCCTGATCAAATTGCTGCCTCTTCTGTCCCTGGAGATGCAGGGGATGGTTCCAATGCCATCAACTTGAGCAATCTGCAGGGAATGGAGCTTTCCTCAACGTCTCAAAAGCTGGAAGGAACAACGGATACAATCGATTTGACTCAGTTGAGTGCGATCAAAAATGGATCGATGCAATCCTTCTATGAAGGGATGATCGGAAAGCTTGGCGTCGATGCACAGCAGGCCAATCGCCTCGAAAAGAACAGTGACACCCTCAGACAATCGGTGGACGAAAGCCGTCAATCGGTCAGCTCCGTCTCACTGGACGAGGAAATGACGAACATGATCAAATTCCAGCATGCCTATAACGCTGCTGCCAGAAATATCACCGTCATGGATGAAATGCTCGATAAAATCATCAACGGCATGGGTACCGTTGGAAGGTAA
- a CDS encoding DUF6470 family protein, translated as MSVPQIRMQSQSAKISIQSTPSAQTIEQPKADMEIHQENAKLTMRTTPSQLTIDQSQAWADMNLKSVLRYISDEAQNGSQACLENIAQTSQEGDELMRIENGRGALIAQAERNSEPPQYDYNIGFIPSNFSVKVHFQPGQVNIDAQSQNVDINTQIHKPFINYRPGNVEIGLRQKANLQVDFVNIQ; from the coding sequence ATGAGTGTCCCGCAAATAAGAATGCAATCACAGTCAGCAAAAATTTCTATTCAAAGCACTCCATCCGCTCAAACCATTGAACAGCCAAAAGCCGACATGGAGATTCATCAGGAAAATGCGAAATTGACAATGAGAACGACACCCTCCCAGCTGACAATCGACCAGTCCCAGGCGTGGGCAGATATGAATTTAAAAAGCGTATTAAGGTATATAAGTGACGAGGCCCAAAACGGCAGTCAAGCATGTTTGGAAAACATAGCCCAGACTTCACAGGAGGGCGATGAATTAATGAGAATCGAAAATGGGCGAGGTGCCCTGATAGCTCAGGCAGAAAGAAATAGTGAGCCTCCTCAATACGATTACAATATTGGGTTTATCCCTTCCAACTTTTCAGTAAAGGTTCATTTTCAACCAGGGCAAGTAAATATTGATGCCCAGTCTCAAAATGTAGACATAAACACACAAATCCATAAACCATTCATTAACTACCGACCAGGGAATGTAGAAATTGGATTAAGGCAAAAGGCCAATCTGCAAGTTGATTTTGTTAATATCCAATAA
- a CDS encoding flagellin N-terminal helical domain-containing protein produces the protein MRINHNIQALNAYRNLSQTMFNTSKSLEKLSSGLRINRAADDAAGLAISEKMRSQIRGLDMAERNALDGVSLIQTGEGALNETHSILQRMRELSVQASNGTLTDEDRGAIQQEMDQLTFEVDRIADTTQFNQKKLFSGSEQGTGFAKISSDKISYQGLGKWAGQVNAEPTSPAAADVNFDSALGSDTAANIDGKTITINGKTYEIDTSATPSVVSGNISVNPASWIDSASTAADQAANVNSLMAAFKNAIDQNDPSFSVSKIDAVDNAGTFVAGKLSLTSNMMMSPKDVQDLGSDKNLSTDLSGTSFTNPYDADNPTTVLGSDLQSISASPVAITFSEVPKAGDQLKIDGLTINFGTPAAPYGSGAATIDPTGKDIPSVLNEINNVLSQAEVDTPNPVSALAPVHSVSNNVLTVGTNKTDDGLTNGLEIEMIDADFAANQGEDLKLSFQIGANQSETMDVSLSVMDAAKLGIARNADFTPLTTSGVNAVHGVDVSTAEAASSAISVFDNAIKMVSEERSKLGAVQNRLEHTVTNIQTANENLTSAESRIRDVDMAKEMSEFTKNNILNQAGQAMLAQANQLPQGVLQLLK, from the coding sequence ATGAGAATCAATCATAATATCCAGGCGCTTAATGCGTATCGCAACCTATCTCAAACGATGTTCAATACATCCAAAAGCCTTGAGAAGCTTTCTTCCGGCCTAAGGATCAACCGGGCGGCGGATGATGCAGCAGGATTGGCCATCTCAGAAAAAATGCGCTCACAAATCCGCGGCTTGGACATGGCGGAACGCAATGCACTTGATGGCGTTTCATTAATCCAAACTGGCGAAGGTGCGCTGAATGAGACGCACAGCATCCTGCAAAGAATGAGAGAGCTGTCTGTTCAAGCTTCCAATGGGACATTGACGGATGAAGATCGAGGTGCCATCCAGCAGGAAATGGATCAGCTGACATTCGAAGTCGACCGGATTGCCGATACGACGCAGTTCAACCAAAAGAAGCTGTTCAGCGGCTCTGAGCAAGGAACAGGCTTTGCAAAAATCAGTTCGGATAAAATCAGCTATCAAGGGCTTGGCAAATGGGCAGGACAGGTGAATGCAGAACCGACTTCACCGGCTGCGGCGGATGTGAATTTTGACTCCGCTCTTGGATCAGATACTGCAGCGAATATTGATGGAAAGACCATTACAATCAATGGGAAAACCTATGAGATTGATACAAGTGCAACTCCTAGTGTGGTAAGCGGAAATATTTCTGTTAATCCTGCTAGTTGGATTGATAGTGCGTCCACTGCTGCAGATCAAGCAGCCAATGTTAATAGTCTTATGGCAGCGTTTAAAAATGCTATAGATCAAAATGATCCTTCTTTCTCAGTTAGTAAGATTGATGCCGTAGATAATGCGGGAACCTTTGTTGCTGGGAAACTCTCATTGACTTCAAATATGATGATGTCACCTAAAGATGTGCAAGATTTAGGGTCAGATAAGAATTTATCAACAGATTTATCAGGAACTTCTTTCACAAATCCTTATGACGCAGATAATCCTACAACTGTTTTAGGCTCGGATTTACAATCTATTTCTGCTTCTCCTGTTGCTATTACATTTTCGGAAGTCCCGAAAGCTGGGGATCAATTAAAAATTGATGGTTTAACCATCAATTTTGGAACGCCTGCAGCGCCTTATGGATCTGGTGCCGCTACAATTGATCCAACAGGCAAGGATATTCCTTCCGTATTGAATGAAATCAATAACGTTCTTTCGCAAGCAGAAGTTGATACTCCAAACCCTGTGTCAGCTCTAGCACCTGTACATTCTGTTTCAAATAATGTATTGACGGTTGGAACGAATAAAACAGATGATGGATTAACAAACGGACTTGAAATCGAAATGATCGACGCAGATTTCGCTGCCAATCAAGGGGAAGATTTGAAGCTCTCCTTCCAAATCGGAGCTAACCAATCGGAAACGATGGATGTTTCCCTCAGCGTAATGGATGCTGCGAAACTTGGGATTGCCAGAAACGCAGATTTCACGCCACTTACTACTTCAGGTGTCAATGCTGTCCACGGTGTTGATGTGAGCACAGCGGAAGCGGCAAGCTCAGCGATTTCTGTTTTTGACAATGCCATCAAAATGGTTTCCGAAGAACGGAGCAAGCTTGGAGCGGTCCAAAATCGCCTTGAGCACACAGTGACGAATATCCAGACAGCCAACGAAAATCTGACGTCCGCAGAATCCCGTATCCGCGATGTTGATATGGCTAAGGAAATGTCGGAGTTCACGAAGAACAATATCCTGAACCAGGCAGGTCAGGCGATGCTCGCGCAGGCCAACCAGCTGCCTCAGGGCGTTCTGCAATTATTGAAATAA
- the flgL gene encoding flagellar hook-associated protein FlgL, which produces MRITQNMLSANMLKNLTNSYENMGKYQDQLATGKRINRPSDDPVVAMKGISYRNNLQEVEQFKRNFSEAYNWNENSDSSLDKATQALQRIRELTVQASNDTYDASQRDGIKQEITQLKEQLVQIANTKFGDKYLFNGTDTTEQPVDLTTTPPTVSTNNNPVKIELSKGVYIQVNADPSKVFTLDNSTTPPSGLFGDIDNLINKLSDPNSTGDDINAELGKLDGHLQNVTDARSELGARMNRIQLMENRVDEQEVIANKVMSDNEDADIEKVITNLKAEESVQRAALSVGARIIQPSLMDFLR; this is translated from the coding sequence ATGAGAATCACACAAAATATGCTGTCGGCAAATATGCTGAAAAACTTAACGAATAGCTATGAAAACATGGGGAAATATCAGGATCAGCTCGCTACCGGCAAAAGGATCAACCGTCCATCAGACGATCCCGTCGTCGCCATGAAGGGGATTTCTTACCGGAACAATCTGCAGGAGGTCGAACAGTTTAAACGCAATTTCAGTGAAGCGTACAACTGGAACGAAAACTCGGACTCCTCCTTGGACAAAGCGACACAGGCACTTCAGCGGATCCGCGAATTGACCGTCCAAGCGAGCAACGACACGTATGATGCCTCGCAGCGTGACGGAATTAAGCAGGAGATCACTCAATTAAAGGAGCAGCTTGTCCAAATTGCCAATACGAAGTTTGGGGATAAATATTTGTTCAATGGAACGGACACAACAGAGCAGCCGGTTGATCTAACTACAACCCCACCGACTGTTTCCACGAACAACAACCCGGTGAAGATTGAACTTTCAAAAGGGGTCTATATTCAGGTCAATGCTGATCCTTCGAAGGTTTTCACACTGGACAACTCGACTACACCGCCTTCAGGACTTTTTGGCGACATCGACAACTTAATCAATAAACTGAGTGATCCCAATTCAACAGGGGATGACATCAATGCTGAACTAGGAAAATTGGATGGGCATCTTCAAAATGTTACGGACGCACGCTCGGAGCTTGGTGCACGTATGAACCGGATCCAACTGATGGAAAACCGCGTCGACGAACAGGAGGTTATCGCCAACAAAGTGATGTCCGATAATGAAGACGCCGACATTGAAAAAGTCATCACGAATCTAAAAGCAGAAGAAAGTGTCCAGCGAGCGGCATTAAGTGTCGGTGCTCGGATCATACAGCCATCGTTAATGGATTTTCTGCGATAG